Proteins encoded within one genomic window of Gadus macrocephalus chromosome 16, ASM3116895v1:
- the LOC132474413 gene encoding testis-expressed protein 12-like: MKGFPMQVNMAPTIASNKGVKSRCPKQKPIEEMEHMAAYQDRSTAEKKAAWSKTQMLGLAGVFEAAVAGANREVNMLFSQYAAVLSERAALDASQVRDLEGILNEARQLEAQLQEKKDNLKHTLVLIADKLKG; this comes from the exons ATGAAAGGATTTCCAATGCAAGTTAACATGGCTCCAACAATAGCAAGCAACAAGGGTGTTAAGAGCAGATGCCCTAAACAGAAACCAATCGAAGAG ATGGAGCACATGGCTGCATATCAGGACCGATCAACGGCAGAGAAGAAAGCCGCTTGGAGTAAAACACAGATGCTGGGTCTAGCTGGTGTGTTTGAAGCTGCAGTTGCAG GTGCAAATAGAGAGGTCAACATGCTGTTTTCGCAATATGCTGCTGTTTTAAG TGAGAGAGCAGCGCTAGATGCCTCTCAGGTCAGGGACCTGGAGGGCATTCTGAATGAGGCCAGGCAGCTTGAGGCTCAGCTACAGGAGAAGAAGGACAACCTGAAGCATACTCTAGTCCTTATTGCTGATAAACTCAAGGGGTGA